In Deinococcus metallilatus, the sequence ACCCAGGGGAGGTAGTTGCCCGGACCGTACCTCGCCGCGTACTCCCGTTGCAGGTCGTTGAGCCCCTTCGCCTTGCCGGAGAAATTGTTGAAGGCCAGGAACGAGCCCACGTACGGGACCGTGACCTCGAAGCGGTTGGCGCGCGCGCCGTTGCTGGGGAGCGCCACGAGGCTCTCGGGCATCTGGGAGCCGGTCGGCGTGTCCCACAGGGCGCTGAAGGCCGCGTACTTCATGGGCTGGTCGCGCACCGCGCTCTGGCCCTGGACGTGCCCGGCGGCGACCACGCCCAGCGAGCCGATCAGCGCCGTGAGCAGCGCGACTTTGAAACTCACCCGGAAGGCGGGCACGTTGTGCTTCCGGCGCAGGTGGTAGGCGCTGACGGCCAGCACGAAGAACGCGGCGACGGTGAGGCCGCCCGACCAGAGGTGGGCGAACCACTCCAGCGCCTTGGGGTTGGTCACGATGGCCCAGGCGTCGGTCATGACCGCCCGGCCGTTCCTCAGGGCGTACCCGACCGGGTGCTGCATCCAGGCGTTGGCGAGGATGATCCAGAAGGCGCTGACGGTGGTGCCCAGCGCGACGATCCAGATGCTGGCGAGGGACGCCCAGGCGGGCAGCCGGTCCTTGCCGAACCACCACAGGCCCAGGAAGGTGCTCTCCAGGAAAAAGGCCATCAGCACCTCCAGCGCGAGCGGCACGCCGAAGATGTTGCCCACGAAGTTGGAAAAGCCCTGCCAGTTCATTCCGAACTGGAACTCCTGCACGATGCCCGTCACCACGCCCACCGCGAAGTTGATGAAGAACAGGTGTCCGAAAAAGCGGGTGAGGTTTTCCAGTTTGGGGTCGTGGCTGCGGTAGGCCAGCGTCTGGAGGACGGCGATGATTAGCGCGAAGCCCACCGTGAAGGGCACGAAGAAGTAGTGGAAGATGCTGGTCGTCGCGAACTGAAAGCGCGAGAGGTCCAGCGTGGAAAAGCCGAAAAGCTCGTTCATAC encodes:
- a CDS encoding cytochrome ubiquinol oxidase subunit I; translated protein: MNELFGFSTLDLSRFQFATTSIFHYFFVPFTVGFALIIAVLQTLAYRSHDPKLENLTRFFGHLFFINFAVGVVTGIVQEFQFGMNWQGFSNFVGNIFGVPLALEVLMAFFLESTFLGLWWFGKDRLPAWASLASIWIVALGTTVSAFWIILANAWMQHPVGYALRNGRAVMTDAWAIVTNPKALEWFAHLWSGGLTVAAFFVLAVSAYHLRRKHNVPAFRVSFKVALLTALIGSLGVVAAGHVQGQSAVRDQPMKYAAFSALWDTPTGSQMPESLVALPSNGARANRFEVTVPYVGSFLAFNNFSGKAKGLNDLQREYAARYGPGNYLPWVWPVYWAFRVMVGLGGLMLLVSAYYTWRWRRGRLDDPGRLYPLLLVMPLAPHLANFSGWVATEMGRQPWIVQGLLRTADAVSGLTPQTVLVSLAAFWVVYLTLIGLDVFLLTRTARAGMHGPEVETPSVPAPHYLPEGAAP